ataatttataaatataaaagtgcCCCtaactatttaaggtggaattccgtagttccaccttaagcccCAGTTCTCTGGGTCCCCAAGGCAGTTTATTTACCCAGGCTTGGGGTCCCCTAGGACGGGTAAGTTTCACAAGGTCCCCAGGCTTCATTGAAACCCTTTGTCTGTGTTGATTACAGCCAGGAAAATGTGTAGCATGGCAAACACTTGCATGAAAGTTTAACTTCAAGGCTGGCTGTCCATAAAAACATTAAACTTTTTAATGACAAACATTGGAACTGAACTGAGATTCTTCATGCGCACAAAGACAGCTCAGTGTTTAGTGGGGGAATAGTTCTAAAATATGACAAGGTTGAAAAGTAGGACATAACTAgagtgaccagacatcctcttttacccgaacatgtcctcttttttagacttaaaaaatgtccgggcggaatttcacaaacgtccgggattttgtttttctagagcttacatagaacttcgagaagtttcgttcacaaactagtcccgccctcctctactccgattggttcgctgattggacggtctgactgtagagctaccgttattggtcgataaccttctctgtatacatttaattggtcagtctgcacgtcagtagtccttgtttacgtcaggcaaagctcatgtacccaccctcatctcgagcagctatgccgaaacggaaatgtatgttctcggatgaattaaaaaataaattcccatgtcttgtgtagcaaataaaggtgtaaaggacctaagagcacacaggttcagctaaacatacaacggcaGTGAGGGGcgagacacccccccccccataccTGGTCACCCTAGACATAACAGCACACAGTTTGTCATTTAAAAGGATCGGGCATCGTTAGCAACTGTTAGTTTTAAGGATTTAATTTAGTGTCATGTGATGCCATTATTCCACTTTAAACAGTATATATCTCATATATGACCTTAGATGCACCCAACGGCAAGAAAGAGcaacaaaccaaacaaatgagAGCGTGACTGTCTTTAACAAGGTCTTGTGTCAATACATCAAACagtaacagtaaaaaaaaagacttggGTATAAAGGGATACTGtagattaatatttaatatttaataaaaataagagtAATACAATCTTGACCTATTTTAAGGAATGTAGTGGTAATTTAATAATGTCGTCCTACAACACTTTTGCTGGTGCATTTTGTGCATTACAAAGTGTTCTCAAAGCTTAACAACAAAAACCATAATGCCTACTGCCTATTGTGGAATTGTCAAATAAtgtatatacaggaggtcctcgggttacgtcagtcccgagttacgatgtttcgtggttacgacacatctcccatttactgtataaagccttgtttcgacgtaagtggttttgcgtcgtaaacgtcgtaacgtgaacttcgtgtttggtgtgcgcggcggaagaatacacggttccACGGCTCGGGactgaggaggataggtgttaggataggataagtgcttacagtatgttatttacgtacagcatgtacgtatgttccgacttacaccgaaaatgtATGATGTGACATAGAAACGGATCAACGCCGTAAGtcaaggaccccctgtatttggATGTCTCTGTTAGCATTGGTTtaatgcaaaaaaagaaaacacggCAGGGTAGAACTGATTACTGCTGCTAATTTAGTCAAACCGTATATAACGTACCGTACgttattaacaaaataaattattgtCCATTCCTTTTGCCAATTTTGTGAGACACCAGGCAATAATATGTCAATTCCATTATATCTTTTCTACTTTGCAAGGGCAGTGGAAGAGCCTCTCAGAGGTGATTTTAAACCAAGTTTTCCTATCATTGAGATGCTTTAAAGTCTAAAGCTGTACTTACATAATAGTTGTCATTGATTTGGACCATCGGCGCATTCACGCAAGCTCCGAGACATTCCACCTCTGCTAGCGTGAATAActtgtctggtgttgtctcaCCGACTTTGATACCTAGGGAAGAGTAGAGAAAGTGAAGAGTTTCTGCTCAGCCAACAGAAATGCAGCACTCACTCGTGTGTtgtcagctgtgtgtgtatcagtttACCTTCATTCACATAACAAGGCGTTTCATTTTAATCAGATACAAACTGAATGTCTGATTAAGTTGGGGTATAGTCCGTGGTTAATATCCTAGCTTAATACGAGCTGAAATCTGATCCACAGTCTGCTAGGAGTATATGATCCCTTACCAGTGCATCTGATATTTGTAAGGAGCACCGCAGGAATACTATTGGTGCTGTcataaaactgcttaaaaatGTGTTACTTTTCACggtttaaaacatgaaaaaaatgcacacacagaacgacaaggtggcgcagcaggaagtgtcgcagtcacacagctcccagtcccgctcctggtgactgtgaggagtgtggtgtgttctccctctgtctgcgtgggtttcctccgggtgacggtctgtgaggggtttggtgtgttctcgccgtgtccgcgtgggtttcctccgggtgactgtctgtgaggagtgtggtgtgttctctctgtgtctgcgtgggttccctccgggtgactgtctgtgaggagtgtggtgtgttctccctgtgtctgcgtgggttccctccgggtgactgtctgtgaggagtgtggtgtgttctccctgtgtccgcgtgggtttcctccgggtgactgtctgtgaggagtgtggtgtgttctccctgtgtccgcgtgggtttcctccgggtgactgtctgtgaggagtgtggtgtgttctccctgtgtccgcgtgggtttcctccgggtgactgtctgtgaggagtgtggtgtgttctccctgtgtctgcgtgggtttcctccgggtgactgtctgtgaggagtgtggtgtgttctccctgtgtctgcgtgggtttcctccgggtgactgtctgtgaggtgtgtggtgtgttctccccgtgtcggcgtgggtttcctcccatggtctaaaaacacgttggtaggtggattggtgactcaaaagtctccataggcgtgagcgtgtgaatgaatgtgtgtgtgagtgtgtgtggccctatgaaggactggcaccccctccagggtgtgttcctgccttgcacccaatgattctgggtaggctccagacccaccgtgaccctgaactgaatcagcagttacagacaatgaatgaatgaatgaaagaaagaaaatatgcaCACAATACAAAGCagatattattataaaatggcCTAAAAATGTTCCTATTAGAGTGGTTTATTATATGAGCTTATACaccattaattttaaaaataattatcatTTGTTAGCTCTCCAGTCTAAATGCAGGTTGGAAACTGCTCTAATCTGTTTAGGAAGCCCCacaacagctttaaaaaaagaaggGGGGGTGGTCTTGGTCCAATAggccttctctctctgttcacaaCAGAGAAAAGACATCTAAAGTTGTTTAAACAACAAAGAAGCCTCCAaattttgaaaagcacaaaccaagatgaggatgttgctctcttgaaagtaaacacagactgaaaatgatacaaaactaaacaacttgagttacaaatatCTGTCCTGAAATCCAGGAGGAGTTCCTACCCTCCCTAAAATTTAcaaagtgctgtttctgcagtgctgagcccagagtaacaaTGACAGGGGTaatattctccctattacatgtcacggaagcatcacaatgattttgaaactgttaGTTGTAAGGGAAAAATACTACCGAGGAACAAAGTACAGTAGTTAAGGATCCTGTTCTGCTATGATTCATCTGTGATTTTTTGAGAAGGCTTGATTTATCCATTTATGAATAATCAGTTCCATCAGGTTGTTAGCCCACGAGCTGCAGCCTGAAGTGTATTTGCCTATTGTGCCCTTTACTTCTGAACTAATTCAGTTAAACAACTAGGACAGAGTGGTTAATACTGAACCCAGCTAGTTTTGAGAATCTCTGTTCTTGCTTTCAGGATGCAGTGCTGGTGTACTGTTCACTCACCTAGTTTGTTCTGGATGACCTGCATGATACTGTCTGAGTCGCACAGCATGCATGGCGTTGTTGTGCACACCTGTATGTGGTACTTCCCCATCGGCTGGCGGTTAAACATGGTGTAGAACGTGGCTACCTCATACACTCTCATTGGGGGGATCTCCAGGATCTCTGCTACCTGGAGAAATGGTCACATTCTGAGTTGGAAATGAAGCAAATGCatatttccaagaaattgtGTAACCATCAGAGACCAAATTCCTATTAGGGAAAATAACCTCATATGAACTAAAACACAATTAATAGCCCACACCAATAACTCTTCTGGAGCTTGTTCCAGTGTTGGCCCTGCTGCAGGAGATGGCACATTCAATCCCAGTTatgccaaagaaaaacacagccaaGAGTCCAATAGAACATGGATGTCTATAAGGtgacattaaattaatatttcacaCTGTCCAATGACATGTTGGCAGAAACTTGAAAATGTGAGATGGCTGACTACTAATGTCTAAGTGTAAGCATGATCTAGTCTTTACACTCCCAGCTTGGTAGCATTAGCATTAGGTTGGTGATTGGgagtaaaacacacagacacacaatagCGAGAGATACCAGATACCACTCATGGATCCTTACTTTGTTCATTGCTGAGATGGGGAGCCAGCCATGTTGCCTCTGTGCCAGATCCAGCACTGGGATGGTAGCAGCCTGCTTGTGGCCTTCAGGATAGTTATTTATTATGGCTTCAACcctctgtaaatataaacacaaaattatATGTCAGAAAACTGACAAGTGACTCCAGCTAATTACTCCCAAGATATTTCATTTAGTCATCAATTGGGCCTCAGGTGTGACAACACTATGGCtaaagcattttagaaatacagtggaacctctactaacgaactttccaagatacaaaccgggcttttgaatattttttgcctccaccaacgaaccacgactctagaaacgaacccgagcctccgctgagccagcggctggaaatggccactgaccccaataggcgagtctcccagcgcccagacttgagtgagcttttaagattagcacattgtagttttaacaatttagcattagtgtaaatagcagacatcgaaattcgtgctaagttaaaccgtatctacgcttcgtctccccacattcaccgcctactctccgttattccacccacccccccacctcccgtcatacagccagtgcctgtgttactcctccagccagtcgtcacgtcttcaaggtagcgatgtgtaaccacttaaaactttattatttcttttttattactgttaccactgtatttctcttttatttttagtaacgctacatgtatttttttactaatttgagagcgttgtaaacatatatcagtgcaaaaagggtgactctcggggcgggggctggaacacattaattgcttttccattattttaaatggggaaaattgactcgagaaacgaacttttcttcTTACGAACCgccacggaacggatcaagttcgtaggtagaggttccactgtatactGATTTACTACtggtaaataaaaactgaatttatATTTAGATTCATCTTATTTGAGTTACTGCTCAACCACTCTATGATTCTCTATGATACATATAGTCACAAAAGGAGCCAGCCAAATGGAAGAAAAATTATTTCTTCCAAACGATCAAAACATTCTCTCACCTTCAAATTCTCAGCAGTGAATTCAAATGGAGTTTCTGGATTGTTCTCTGGTGTATCTCTGTGCTACGGAgcgacaaacaataaatgagaaAAATCAGATCATATTTCAGAAGCATCACATAATCATTCAGATTCAGGCGAAAAATATAGAGAAATAAGAAGGGGGTCCATGACCTGAGGGCTGCCAGAGTCCTGTGAATAAGCCCTAACAGTCCTAAAAGTTACACATAGCTTATATATTCATCAAATGTGCATTTTAGGCAAGTGATTACTCCACTGCTCACTGCGTTTTTTTCCCTAGGGAAATTAATAGTAACAATGCTTTAGTTATTTAACAATTACTACTATTAATATTTTAGTAACTAAACAATTAGAActattatttgtttagttattaCATGTTTACACACTGTCAAGCAACAGCAGGATGTTTTTTTCAGGATCTGAACAAATTATTTATCATCAACTCCAAATATTCTGCCTCCAATGTTGTGTTCTGCTGCTGTAAACTGTATTCATTATGCACCTCTGCAATAAAGGATTTCATTAATCTTCAACATCTGTTGTTTAATGTTTTCAGATCTCCTAATAAACCAACAGATAAACACTTGTTGAAATGCCCACACAGCACATGAATGTAATTTAACTCTGATGATGCTGCCACTTTCTGAGTTCAATCACAGATACACGGCCAGCATGGAGCAGAAAGGTCAGTAGGGTCATTAACAACATGCATTACCTTCTTATTCATGTAAAATCACTACTGCAGATTCATGAGAAGGTAAGTCAAGTAATTATATCAGTTCTGATCAACTCTGTGACAAACTGTTTACTGGTTCTCATCTCATCAGGTT
This window of the Hoplias malabaricus isolate fHopMal1 chromosome Y, fHopMal1.hap1, whole genome shotgun sequence genome carries:
- the LOC136679185 gene encoding NADH dehydrogenase [ubiquinone] flavoprotein 2, mitochondrial-like, which produces MFLSSALRSALSHTGRQVRSLHRSAARAGAGGVFVHRDTPENNPETPFEFTAENLKRVEAIINNYPEGHKQAATIPVLDLAQRQHGWLPISAMNKVAEILEIPPMRVYEVATFYTMFNRQPMGKYHIQVCTTTPCMLCDSDSIMQVIQNKLGIKVGETTPDKLFTLAEVECLGACVNAPMVQINDNYYEDLKPSDVEHILDELKAGKVPPPGPRSGRFSCEPAGGLTSLTEPPPGPGFGVRADL